From a region of the Balneolaceae bacterium genome:
- the polA gene encoding DNA polymerase I, with product MSKSKLFLLDGMALAYRAHFAFISSRLQNSEGIPTGPILGFANTLEKMLEEEQPTHIAVAWDTHEPTFRHEMDEQYKANRPPQPEELKIAIPLMKEMLERYGIPNLEVDGFEADDVIGTLASEANEEDVDVYLVTPDKDFMQLVHDHIRMYKPDNNNGGFNLIGREEVREYFGVYPEKVIEVLAILGDTSDNIPGVKGIGKKGAPKLINEYGSLEAAIEAAPDMKSKRHREGLQEYAEQALHAKKMVTIHTDVPGVGHWEDLPWEGPDREELGAFFERMEFRTLTKKYSGKEISRTVDRPSGDEAQGDLFGSGKKSKESPKASDSVMDSYDPDLCSYEMVDSAERLAELVDTLSGTDTLCFDTETDGVDPMVNELVGISLSTTPGVAYYVPLRVEGGLDLQEAVTLLQPLFADEDIRKVAHHYKFDYLMLKRAGMTIAGEAFDTMVAGYLIDADQKLKMDALARKYLGYRPIPIEELIGSGRKQKSMDQLPPEDISSYACEDADITLRLAEVLEKLLEEDELVEVARELEFPLIRVLAAMEMHGIKVDEDILASLSVELREAIIGIEEQIYEKSGTEFNINSPQQLGEVLFEKMGLPAGKKTKTGQYSTAESVLSNLAGDYEVPALVLEYRALSKLKSTYVDALPKLINERTGRIHTDYNQSIAATGRLSSSNPNLQNIPVRSERGREIRKAFVAEEGYKLLSADYSQVELRIIASMAEDENMMEAFRNGEDIHSRTAREIFGLESLEEVTSDHRRKAKEVNFGIPYGVSAYGLANRLGISNEEGKEMIDQYFERFPGIRSYISDTTQFAKEHGYVKTLMGRRRYIPDINASNWNVRSFAERTAINMPIQGTAADIIKKAMITIQRMITEEDLGTRMLLQVHDELIFEVPEGEADDVPERIRELMEGAWELDVPLKVDMGLAGNWLDAH from the coding sequence ATGTCTAAAAGCAAGCTTTTTCTCCTGGACGGAATGGCGCTGGCCTACCGTGCCCATTTCGCCTTCATCAGCAGCCGCCTTCAGAACAGTGAAGGCATTCCCACCGGACCCATACTGGGTTTCGCCAACACCCTGGAGAAAATGCTCGAGGAGGAACAGCCCACCCATATTGCGGTGGCGTGGGACACCCACGAGCCTACCTTCCGCCACGAGATGGACGAGCAGTACAAGGCCAATCGGCCGCCGCAGCCCGAGGAGCTGAAGATCGCCATCCCGCTTATGAAGGAGATGCTGGAGCGCTACGGCATTCCCAACCTGGAGGTGGACGGTTTCGAGGCTGACGACGTGATCGGCACCCTGGCCAGCGAGGCCAACGAAGAGGACGTGGACGTCTACCTGGTGACGCCCGACAAGGATTTCATGCAGCTGGTGCACGACCACATCCGCATGTACAAGCCCGACAACAACAACGGGGGCTTCAACCTCATCGGCCGGGAGGAAGTCAGGGAGTACTTCGGGGTCTACCCGGAGAAGGTGATCGAGGTGCTGGCCATCCTGGGCGATACTTCCGACAACATCCCGGGGGTGAAGGGCATCGGCAAGAAGGGTGCCCCCAAGCTAATCAACGAGTACGGCTCGCTGGAGGCGGCCATTGAAGCCGCTCCCGACATGAAGTCGAAGCGCCACCGGGAGGGCCTGCAGGAGTATGCCGAACAGGCCCTCCACGCAAAGAAAATGGTCACCATCCACACCGACGTGCCCGGCGTGGGACACTGGGAGGATCTGCCCTGGGAGGGACCCGACAGGGAGGAGCTGGGCGCCTTTTTCGAGCGCATGGAATTCCGGACCCTTACCAAAAAATACTCCGGCAAGGAGATCAGCCGGACGGTGGACCGCCCCTCCGGCGACGAGGCGCAGGGCGACCTCTTCGGTTCCGGCAAAAAATCGAAGGAAAGCCCGAAGGCCTCCGATTCGGTCATGGATTCCTACGATCCGGATCTCTGCAGTTACGAGATGGTGGATTCGGCCGAACGCCTCGCCGAGCTCGTGGATACGCTTTCGGGGACGGACACCCTCTGCTTCGATACGGAGACCGACGGGGTGGACCCCATGGTGAACGAACTGGTGGGTATCTCCCTGAGCACTACGCCGGGCGTGGCCTACTACGTCCCGCTGCGCGTGGAGGGTGGACTCGATCTGCAGGAGGCCGTCACCCTGCTGCAGCCCCTCTTCGCCGACGAAGATATCCGCAAGGTGGCCCACCACTACAAATTCGACTACCTGATGCTGAAGCGGGCGGGCATGACGATTGCCGGGGAGGCCTTTGACACCATGGTCGCAGGCTATCTCATCGACGCCGACCAGAAGCTCAAGATGGATGCCCTGGCGCGCAAGTACCTGGGCTACCGTCCCATTCCCATCGAGGAGCTGATCGGCAGCGGCCGCAAGCAGAAGTCCATGGACCAGCTCCCGCCGGAGGATATTTCGAGCTACGCCTGCGAGGATGCCGATATCACCCTGCGCCTGGCCGAGGTGCTGGAGAAGCTGCTCGAGGAGGACGAACTGGTGGAGGTGGCCCGCGAGCTGGAATTCCCCCTCATCCGCGTACTGGCCGCCATGGAGATGCACGGCATAAAAGTGGACGAGGATATCCTCGCTTCGCTTTCGGTGGAGCTGCGTGAGGCCATCATTGGCATCGAGGAGCAGATTTACGAGAAATCGGGCACCGAATTCAACATCAACTCCCCCCAGCAGCTTGGCGAGGTGCTTTTCGAAAAAATGGGCCTGCCCGCGGGCAAGAAGACCAAGACGGGTCAGTACTCCACCGCCGAATCGGTGCTCAGCAACCTGGCCGGCGACTACGAGGTGCCGGCCCTGGTGCTGGAATACCGCGCGCTCAGCAAGCTCAAGTCGACCTACGTGGACGCCCTCCCCAAGCTGATCAATGAGCGTACGGGACGCATCCATACCGATTATAACCAGAGCATCGCCGCTACAGGCCGCCTTTCTTCCTCCAATCCCAACCTGCAGAACATCCCCGTACGCAGCGAAAGGGGACGTGAGATTCGCAAGGCCTTCGTGGCCGAGGAAGGCTATAAACTGCTCTCGGCCGACTACTCGCAGGTGGAGCTGCGCATCATCGCCTCCATGGCAGAAGACGAGAACATGATGGAGGCCTTTCGCAACGGCGAGGACATCCACTCGCGCACCGCCAGGGAGATCTTCGGACTGGAGTCGCTGGAGGAGGTGACCTCTGACCATCGGCGCAAGGCCAAGGAGGTGAACTTCGGCATTCCCTACGGGGTGAGTGCCTACGGGCTGGCCAACCGCCTGGGCATCAGCAATGAGGAGGGCAAGGAGATGATCGACCAGTACTTTGAACGCTTTCCCGGCATCCGAAGCTACATCAGCGACACCACCCAATTCGCCAAGGAGCACGGCTATGTGAAGACCCTCATGGGCCGCCGGCGCTATATTCCCGATATCAACGCCAGCAACTGGAACGTGCGCTCTTTCGCCGAGCGCACCGCCATCAACATGCCCATCCAGGGTACGGCGGCCGACATCATCAAAAAAGCCATGATTACCATTCAGCGCATGATCACGGAGGAGGACCTCGGCACGCGCATGCTGCTGCAGGTGCATGACGAACTCATCTTCGAGGTGCCGGAGGGAGAGGCCGACGACGTCCCCGAACGCATCCGGGAGCTGATGGAAGGTGCATGGGAGCTGGACGTGCCCCTGAAAGTGGATATGGGACTGGCCGGCAACTGGCTGGACGCCCACTGA